In Oscillospiraceae bacterium, the genomic window TTTTTTTCTGCGGAACGGGCCGGTACGCCGGAAAGTTGTCCGTTCCGCTTGAGCGGCGGCTTCCTCTATTCTTTGTCAAGCTGTATTTTACCGCATTTTGCCCTGCGATACAAGCCCGCGCAAAGATTTTGTTGTGCTGGCGGAACTTTTGCATTATACTATAGAAAGAAATGTGGAAACAGTCTGTTTTTGCAGGAGGTCTATACATGGATTTAAAGGGCAAATGCGTCCTTCTGGGCGTCACCGGCGGCATTGCCGCCTATAAGATGGCCAATGTGGCCAGCGCACTGCGCAAACTGGGGGCCGATGTGGAGGTCATCATGACCAAAAACGCCACCCAATTCATCACTCCCATCACCTTTGAGACCCTGACCGGTCACAAGTGCATGGTGGACACCTTTGACCGCGACTTCAAATTCGAGGTCACCCACATCTCGCTGGCCAAAAAGGCCGACGTGATCCTGGTGGCCCCCGCCACGGCCAACGTGATCGCCAAAATGGCCCACGGCATCGCCGACGATATGCTCACCACCGTGGTGCTGGCGGCCAAATGCCCCAAACTGGTCTCCCCCGCCATGAACACCGGCATGTTGGAAAACCCCATCACGCAGGACAACCTCGCCACGCTGGAGCGGTATGGCTTCACGGTCATCCCCTCCGAGAGCGGTGTACTGGCCTGCAAGGATGTGGGCAGCGGCCGTCTGCCGAAGGAAGATGTGCTCATCGAGTACATCCTGCACACCATCGCCCGGCCCAAGGACCTGGCCGGAGTGCGTGTCACCGTGACCGCCGGGCCCACCCAGGAGGCACTGGACCCCGTGCGCTACCTGACCAACCATTCCACCGGCAAGATGGGCTACGCACTGGCCCGCGCCGCCGCCATGCGGGGCGCGGACGTGACCCTCATCCACGGCGAGACCGCTCTGCCGCCGGTCAAATTCACCACAGATGTTCCGGTGACCACCGCACAGGATCTGTACGAAGCCGTCACCGGCCGCTTTGACACCACCGATGTGCTGATCATGGCCGCCGCCGTGGCGGACTACCGCCCGGTGACCGTGGCCAGCGACAAGATCAAGAAAAAGGACGGCGACCTGTCCATCCCGGTGGAGCGCACGCCGGACATTCTGGGCACCATCGGCCCTCAAAAGACCCACCAGTTCCTGTGTGGTTTTTCCATGGAGACGAAAGATCTTGTGGAAAACTCCTCCGCCAAGCTGGCAAAGAAGAATCTGGACATGGTGGTGGCCAATAACCTCAAGGTGGCCGGGGCCGGTTTTGGCGTGGACACCAACGTGGTCACCTTTATCACCCCGGACGGCACCCGGGAACTGCCTCTGATGAGCAAGGCCGACGTAGCCGACGCCATTCTGGATGAGATCTTAAAGCGGCGTTCTCTGTGAGAAAAACGGGAGGCTGTTGCCCCGCAACAGCCTCCCGTTTTTACTTCTCTTTCCGTGCAAACACGATGCCGATGGTACCGGGGCCGGAGTAACCGCCGATGGTGGTGCCGATGTCTGTTTCCCAGCATTCCTTGAAGCGGCCGTATTTCTTCAGGCCCGCTTTCACGGCCTCCATGCAGCCGGGCTTCGGCTGGCAGGAGGAAATGAACACCAGCCCATCCTCGATGTCATCCCGGTCGGCCAGACGGTCGGTGATGTACTTGCCCACGCAGATGGGCAGGCTGCCGCGGTATTTTTTGACCACTTTCAGCTCGCCGTTGATTACTTCCAGTGCCGGTTTGATGCCCAGCAGATTGGCCCCGAAGGCCAGCACGCCGGAGCAGCGGCCGCTTTTGGCCATGAAGTCCAACCGGTCCAGCACGAAGCTCAGCTCCACCCGCTTGGCAAGGCTCTGCAGCTTCATCTGGATGGCGCGGGCCGTCAGTCCGTCGG contains:
- the coaBC gene encoding bifunctional phosphopantothenoylcysteine decarboxylase/phosphopantothenate--cysteine ligase CoaBC, with protein sequence MDLKGKCVLLGVTGGIAAYKMANVASALRKLGADVEVIMTKNATQFITPITFETLTGHKCMVDTFDRDFKFEVTHISLAKKADVILVAPATANVIAKMAHGIADDMLTTVVLAAKCPKLVSPAMNTGMLENPITQDNLATLERYGFTVIPSESGVLACKDVGSGRLPKEDVLIEYILHTIARPKDLAGVRVTVTAGPTQEALDPVRYLTNHSTGKMGYALARAAAMRGADVTLIHGETALPPVKFTTDVPVTTAQDLYEAVTGRFDTTDVLIMAAAVADYRPVTVASDKIKKKDGDLSIPVERTPDILGTIGPQKTHQFLCGFSMETKDLVENSSAKLAKKNLDMVVANNLKVAGAGFGVDTNVVTFITPDGTRELPLMSKADVADAILDEILKRRSL
- a CDS encoding DegV family protein, with protein sequence MKIKITADSTCDLSEELLKKWDIALMPMHILMGEDSYLDGVTVHPADVFAYVNQGGKMPKSAAANLVEYTEFFAPFAKEYDAVIHISVSSKLSSCFQNARLAVGEFENVCVVDSQNICTGQGYLVLKAAKWAADGLTARAIQMKLQSLAKRVELSFVLDRLDFMAKSGRCSGVLAFGANLLGIKPALEVINGELKVVKKYRGSLPICVGKYITDRLADRDDIEDGLVFISSCQPKPGCMEAVKAGLKKYGRFKECWETDIGTTIGGYSGPGTIGIVFARKEK